A stretch of Alkalicella caledoniensis DNA encodes these proteins:
- a CDS encoding N-acetylmuramoyl-L-alanine amidase — MRRVFAIILCLILSFSMVGDVIALGTNEIPNTFIVSGRVIAEDGSPINSVEVEFIKGSVVGKTTTNEEGFFSLEVEEGVYEIAFNALGKWNLIINSIDVSTEVVLGDITLIEQVSNPTFKRGEQVNFYLFADAENLEMNGTLPEGISFSPNGLLSGSPKVAGVFPVTITRAVGDSTMAASFDITVVKSDNANLSGIVINGKPIEGFSSNKLSYNYLKKVGETLNQSSVVVTKANEFANVQTSVTASKIDIVVTADNGSKKTYTVNIENEKIPVEKVTVPSKNIKLLVDGTAELVYEVSPKNTTDVVIWSVVDSSIVSLKDGVITGHKAGKTTIQAKDQTGKLLQEIVIDVYPVGDVNLDGRVDINDAIQILRYVVGQAKLTGFNLTAGDVNFDGNVNINDAILVLRHIVGDANLGKGPLSGKVVMLDPGHGGRDPGAVAHGYHERLLNDQLSDAIAKELRAAGATVLFTRQPFNNITIEMADRIPTINKSNADIFISVHHDGSTNQSVRGASVFYSTYRPAVTTKDVYVLWNGKKYPYVGEIDTSKGNEGGYIINDNGTLRSLTFSTGARAYSSNPSQVAKNSIVLADKVYQALIKSGLRERSAPYDTNYYMTRWPNIPAILLEAGFVTNKEDVTLAANPVEQAKRARLITEAIIEYFKVVDKK; from the coding sequence TTGAGAAGAGTTTTTGCTATTATTTTATGTTTAATTTTGTCTTTTTCAATGGTTGGAGATGTTATTGCTCTAGGGACTAATGAAATACCTAACACCTTCATAGTCAGTGGTAGAGTTATAGCTGAGGATGGAAGCCCCATCAATTCCGTAGAAGTAGAGTTTATAAAAGGATCAGTTGTAGGAAAAACAACTACAAATGAAGAAGGATTTTTTTCATTGGAAGTAGAAGAAGGTGTCTACGAGATAGCCTTTAACGCTTTAGGTAAATGGAACTTAATAATAAATTCTATTGATGTGAGTACAGAAGTGGTGTTAGGTGATATAACTCTTATTGAGCAAGTAAGTAATCCAACTTTCAAAAGAGGAGAACAAGTTAATTTTTATCTATTCGCTGATGCAGAGAATTTAGAAATGAACGGTACTCTCCCAGAGGGAATTAGCTTTAGTCCAAATGGATTGTTGTCTGGATCTCCCAAAGTAGCTGGTGTTTTCCCAGTTACCATTACAAGAGCTGTTGGAGATTCTACCATGGCAGCTAGTTTTGATATTACAGTTGTAAAAAGTGACAATGCAAACCTCAGTGGAATTGTGATCAATGGTAAGCCTATTGAAGGCTTTTCAAGTAATAAGCTAAGTTATAATTACTTGAAAAAGGTAGGGGAGACATTAAATCAAAGTTCTGTTGTTGTAACAAAGGCTAATGAGTTTGCAAATGTCCAAACTTCAGTAACTGCCAGTAAGATAGATATTGTAGTTACAGCTGATAATGGAAGTAAGAAAACTTATACTGTTAATATTGAAAACGAGAAAATTCCAGTGGAAAAGGTTACTGTGCCTTCAAAGAATATAAAGTTATTAGTTGATGGTACTGCTGAACTTGTTTATGAAGTATCCCCGAAAAATACAACTGACGTCGTTATCTGGAGTGTTGTTGATAGCTCTATCGTTTCCTTAAAAGATGGAGTAATCACAGGTCATAAAGCTGGTAAAACAACTATTCAAGCAAAAGACCAAACAGGAAAGCTTCTTCAGGAAATAGTTATAGATGTATATCCAGTGGGTGATGTCAATCTTGATGGCAGGGTAGATATTAACGACGCTATACAGATCCTTCGATATGTTGTAGGTCAGGCTAAGCTTACGGGGTTTAACTTAACTGCAGGTGATGTTAATTTTGATGGCAACGTTAACATCAATGATGCAATTTTAGTTTTGCGTCATATAGTTGGAGATGCTAATTTAGGTAAAGGTCCCCTTTCTGGTAAGGTTGTTATGCTTGACCCCGGGCATGGTGGGAGGGACCCTGGTGCAGTAGCACATGGTTATCACGAAAGGTTATTAAATGATCAGCTTTCTGACGCTATTGCCAAAGAACTTAGGGCAGCAGGAGCAACTGTATTGTTTACAAGACAACCTTTCAACAATATAACCATCGAAATGGCTGATAGGATACCAACAATCAATAAATCTAATGCAGATATTTTTATCAGTGTACACCATGATGGTAGTACCAATCAAAGTGTGCGAGGTGCCTCAGTTTTCTATAGTACATATAGACCTGCAGTTACCACTAAAGATGTTTACGTTCTTTGGAATGGTAAAAAATATCCTTATGTTGGTGAGATAGATACTTCTAAAGGTAATGAAGGTGGCTATATTATCAATGATAATGGAACTTTACGTTCATTGACATTTAGTACAGGGGCAAGGGCATATAGTAGTAACCCCAGTCAAGTAGCTAAAAATAGTATAGTTCTTGCCGATAAAGTATATCAAGCATTGATAAAATCTGGTTTGAGGGAACGTAGTGCTCCCTATGATACCAATTATTACATGACACGTTGGCCCAACATCCCCGCCATTTTGTTAGAGGCAGGCTTTGTAACCAATAAAGAAGATGTAACACTAGCTGCAAATCCTGTAGAGCAAGCCAAAAGGGCAAGACTTATAACGGAAGCAATAATTGAATATTTCAAAGTGGTTGATAAAAAATAG